The following are encoded together in the Scomber scombrus chromosome 7, fScoSco1.1, whole genome shotgun sequence genome:
- the prpf31 gene encoding U4/U6 small nuclear ribonucleoprotein Prp31, translating into MSLADELLADLEEAGDEGEDGLYPEEEEGESDGETSQGRTEGGLEDIQEEMEVDYSKTESVASIAKLRNSKQFSEIMDKVSVYIGKQRKNSEVAGPVEANPEYRLIVAANNLTVEIDNELNIIHKFTRDKYSKRFPELESLVPDSLDYIRTVKELGNNLEKCKNNETLQQILTNATIMVVSVTASTTQGSQLNEDELKQLEEACDMALELNQSKHRIYEYVESRMSFIAPNLSIIVGASTAAKIMGIAGGLTNLSKMPACNLMLLGAQRRTLSGFSSTSLLPHTGYIYHCDVVQSLPPDLRRKAARLVSAKCTLAARVDSFHESSVGKVGYDLKEEIERKFDKWQEPPPVKQVKPLPAPLDGQRKKRGGRRYRKMKERLGLTEIRKHANRMTFAEIEDDAYQEDLGFSLGQLGKSGSGRVRQAQVNEATKARISKSLQRTLQKQSMTYGGKSTVRDRSSGTSSSVAFTPLQGLEIVNPQAAEKKVAEANQKYFSNMAEFLKVKKESKM; encoded by the exons ATGTCCCTGGCAGACGAGCTCCTGGCAGATCTGGAGGAGGCCGGAGATGAAGGGGAGGACGGGTTGTAtccagaggaagaggagggtgagaGCGATGGAGAGACATCacagggaaggacagaaggagggctGGAAGACATCCaagaggagatggaggtggACTACAGTAAAACTGAGAGTGTTGCATCCATCGCCAAGCTCCGCAACAGCAAACAG TTTTCAGAGATCATGGACAAAGTTTCAGTATATATTGGAAAGCAGCGCAAGAACTCAGAGG TCGCTGGCCCTGTCGAAGCTAACCCAGAATACAGACTGATTGTAGCAGCCAATAACCTCACAGTAGAGATTGACAATGAGCTCA ataTTATTCACAAGTTTACCCGGGACAAGTACTCCAAGAGGTTCCCAGAGCTTGAGTCTCTGGTGCCAGATTCTCTAGATTATATCCGCACGGTCAAG GAACTGGGAAACAACCTGGAGAAGTGCAAGAACAATGAAACTCtacagcaaatcctcacaaatGCCACTATTATGGTCGTCAGTGTCACAGCCTCGACCACACAGGG gtCACAGCTAAATGAGGATGAACTGAAGCAACTGGAGGAAGCATGTGACATGGCTCTGGAGCTAAACCAGTCTAAACACAGGATATATGAATACGTAGAGTCCAGAATGTCATTCATTGCCCCAAATCTGTCCATCATTGTCGGAGCGTCAACAGCTGCCAAGATCATGG GTATTGCTGGAGGCCTCACTAACCTGTCCAAGATGCCGGCCTGTAACTTGATGCTGCTCGGAGCTCAGAGGAGAACCCTGTCCGGCTTCAGCAGCACCTCTCTACTGCCCCACACTGGCTACATCTACCACTGTGATGTTGTGCAGTCACTACCACCT gACCTCCGGAGGAAAGCAGCTCGTCTGGTGTCTGCAAAGTGCACTCTGGCTGCCCGAGTGGACAGTTTCCACGAGAGTTCAGTTGGCAAG GTTGGCTACGATCTAAAAGAAGAAATAGAGAGGAAGTTTGATAAATGGCAGGAGCCTCCACCAGTGAAGCAGGTCAAACCGCTGCCAGCACCACTGGAcggacagaggaagaaaagaggaggaaggag GTATCGAAAGATGAAGGAGCGTCTCGGGCTGACTGAGATCAGGAAACATGCCAACAGGATGACCTTCGCAGAG ATTGAAGATGATGCATATCAGGAGGATCTGGGCTTCAGTCTGGGTCAGCTAGGGAAGAGCGGCAGCGGGCGTGTCAGGCAGGCTCAGGTCAACGAGGCCACCAAAGCCAGGATTTCCAAGTCCCTCCAG AGGACGTTGCAGAAGCAGAGCATGACGTATGGAGGAAAATCAACAGTCAGAGATCGTTCCTCAGGAACCAGCTCCAGCGTCGCCTTCACTCCTCTACAG GGGCTGGAGATCGTCAACCCACAGGCTGCCGAGAAAAAGGTGGCTGAAGCCAACCAGAAATATTTCTCTAACATGGCGGAGTTCCTCAAAGTCAAAAAGGAATCCAagatgtga